A window from Chryseobacterium vaccae encodes these proteins:
- the purB gene encoding adenylosuccinate lyase — protein MNSYKNPLEERYSSEEMLFNFSHNNKFRTWRKLWIALAEIEKDLGLDITDEQIAELKANAENIDYDKAAEYEKKFRHDVMAHVHTYGDVAPSAKGIIHLGATSAFVGDNTDLIQIRDGLLILKKKLVNVMKNLSDFAIQYKDLPTLGFTHFQPAQLTTVGKRATLWLQSLVLDIEELDFFLETLRFRGVKGTTGTAASFLELFNGDYSKVKHLDKELSKRFGFEKVFGVSGQTYDRKIDAKVVALLGNIAQSAHKFTNDLRLLQNLKEIEEPFEKNQIGSSAMAYKRNPMRSERIGALAKYVMSLTTSSAMVASTQWFERTLDDSANKRLTIPQAFLAVDAILLIWNNIMNGIVVYPNRINKHIMEELPFMATEYIIMEEVKAGGDRQEIHEVIRVHSMEASKQVKVEGKENDLIERILNDDSLKLDKSKLKEVLDPKNFIGFAPIQTEEFIKNEVQPILDQNKDLIGLEADLKV, from the coding sequence ATGAATTCCTACAAAAATCCATTGGAAGAGCGCTATTCCAGTGAAGAAATGTTGTTTAATTTCTCACATAATAACAAATTCCGTACCTGGAGAAAGCTTTGGATTGCTCTGGCTGAGATTGAAAAAGACTTAGGTCTTGACATTACAGATGAGCAGATTGCCGAACTGAAAGCAAACGCTGAAAACATCGATTACGATAAAGCGGCAGAATATGAAAAGAAATTCCGTCATGATGTAATGGCTCACGTTCACACCTATGGAGATGTGGCGCCTTCAGCAAAAGGAATTATCCACCTGGGAGCTACTTCAGCTTTTGTAGGAGACAATACAGACCTTATTCAGATCCGTGACGGACTTTTAATTTTAAAGAAAAAGCTGGTTAACGTGATGAAGAATCTGTCTGATTTTGCCATTCAGTATAAAGATCTTCCGACTTTAGGATTCACCCACTTCCAACCGGCACAGCTTACTACCGTTGGTAAAAGAGCAACACTTTGGTTACAGAGTTTGGTTCTTGACATTGAAGAACTTGATTTCTTCCTGGAAACCCTTCGTTTCAGAGGGGTAAAAGGAACTACAGGAACAGCGGCAAGTTTCCTTGAACTGTTCAACGGTGATTATTCCAAAGTAAAACATTTAGATAAAGAACTTTCAAAAAGATTTGGATTTGAGAAAGTTTTCGGAGTTTCCGGACAGACTTACGACAGAAAAATCGATGCGAAAGTGGTGGCATTATTAGGAAATATTGCACAATCTGCTCATAAATTCACCAACGATTTACGTTTACTTCAGAACCTTAAAGAAATTGAGGAACCATTCGAGAAAAACCAGATCGGTTCATCCGCAATGGCTTACAAACGTAACCCAATGAGAAGCGAAAGAATCGGAGCGTTGGCAAAATATGTGATGTCATTAACGACAAGCTCTGCTATGGTAGCTTCAACACAGTGGTTTGAAAGAACGCTGGATGATTCAGCCAATAAGAGACTGACAATTCCTCAGGCCTTCCTTGCTGTTGATGCCATTCTATTGATCTGGAACAATATCATGAACGGAATCGTGGTGTATCCCAACAGAATCAACAAACATATTATGGAGGAGCTTCCTTTCATGGCGACAGAATACATCATCATGGAAGAAGTAAAAGCAGGAGGTGACCGTCAGGAGATCCACGAAGTGATCAGAGTTCACTCTATGGAAGCATCCAAGCAGGTGAAAGTAGAAGGAAAAGAAAATGACCTTATCGAAAGAATCTTAAACGATGATTCTTTAAAATTAGATAAATCGAAATTAAAAGAAGTTTTAGATCCTAAAAACTTTATCGGGTTTGCCCCAATTCAGACGGAGGAATTCATCAAGAATGAAGTCCAGCCAATCCTGGATCAGAATAAAGATTTGATAGGACTGGAAGCTGATCTTAAAGTATAA
- a CDS encoding bacteriocin-like protein, producing the protein MKNLRKLSKQELKTVQGGIPMCLSGYFWCSFVRKCIPVGSPCGLID; encoded by the coding sequence ATGAAAAACTTAAGAAAACTTTCAAAACAGGAATTGAAAACAGTTCAGGGAGGTATCCCGATGTGTCTGTCAGGGTACTTCTGGTGCTCATTTGTAAGAAAGTGTATTCCGGTAGGATCGCCGTGCGGACTTATTGACTAA